One segment of Drosophila ananassae strain 14024-0371.13 chromosome 3R, ASM1763931v2, whole genome shotgun sequence DNA contains the following:
- the LOC6507231 gene encoding uncharacterized protein LOC6507231 isoform X2 — protein sequence MKGGKKSWKRTENTSATTQSNMSTIKLLIIGHLWLSIGMISGDDSLDTREGVDLVLKCRFTEHYDSSDFTFYWARWTCCPTLFENVAIGDVQLNSNYRLDFRPSRGIYDLQIKNTSYNRDNGRFECRIKAKGTGADVHQEFYNLTVLTAPHPPMVTPGNLAVATEEKPLELTCSSIGGSPDPMITWYREGSTVPLQSYALKGGSKNHYTNATLQIVPRRADDGAKYKCVVWNRAMPEGHTLETSVSLNVNYYPRVEVGPQNPLRIERDHVAKLECRVDAKPMVSNVRWSRNGQYVSATPTHTIYRVNRHHAGKYTCSADNGLGKTGEKDIVLDVLYPPIVVIESKTHEAEEGETVLIRCNVTANPSPINIEWLKEGAPDFRHNGELLTLGSVRAEHAGNYICRSVNIMQPFNSKRVEGVGNSTVALLVRHRPGQAYITPNKPVVHVGNGVTLTCSANPPGWPVPQYRWFRDIDGDIGNTQKILAQGPQYSIPKAHLGSEGKYHCHAVNELGIGKIATIILEVHQPPQFLAKLQQHMTRRVGDVDYAVTCSAKGKPTPQIRWIKDGTEILATRKMFDIRTTPTDAGGGVVAVQSILRFRGKARPNGNQLLPNDRGLYTCLYENDVNSANSSMHLRIEHEPIIIHQYNKVAYDLRESAEVVCRVQAYPKPEFQWQYGNNPSPLTMSSDGHYEISTRMENNDIYTSILRIAHLQHSDYGEYICRAVNPLDSIRAPIRLQPKGSPEKPTNLKILEVGHNYAVLNWIPGFNGGFSNTKYLVSYRRVATPREQSLSDCSGHGYIPSYQISSSSSSNSNHEWIEFNCFKENPCKLAPLDQHQSYMFKVYALNSKGTSAYSNEVVATTKVSKIPPPLHVSYDPNSHVLGINVAATCLSLIAVVESLVTRDATVPMWEIVETLTLLPSGSETTFKEAVINHMSRPAHYTTATSGRSLGMGGGGTGGVAGGSHHGEDRTMALAETAGPGPVVRVKLCLRSNHEHCGAYANAEIGKSYMPHNSSMTTSALVAIIIASISFCIFLALLYAFCRCRRTHAAKKEAAGGTGTATNTTTPGAAGGKEYDLDLDASRRPSLTQTSVGDPQQQSQQQPPPPPPYYPTGTLDSKETGGGCGMELTLTALHDPDEQLNMQQQQHHSNHGQYQQPKAILGIYSGAGAGPGAGAGTGGVGSGGAHSNGYGYHVTSAIGVDGDSYQVLPSAASSAAGSHGIGHGHGHGHGIGTGAGEWSSNNSNENNYSNARDMSQEALWRLQLAAGQSQQIYVERPPSAFSGLVDYSGYSPHIQTVTSSLSQQSFVAGGPAPAQPLAPHEMLQAAQRYGTLRKSAGKQPPLPPQRKDLGQQPKPQQQMADIIQDLAN from the exons CTTGGACTTTCGGCCCAGTCGTGGTATTTACGATTTGCAAATCAAGAACACCTCCTACAATCGGGATAATGGACGGTTCGAGTGCCGAATCAAGGCAAAGGGCACCGGGGCGGATGTCCATCAGGAGTTCTACAATCTGACAGTGCTGACGGCTCCCCACCCGCCGATGGTCACTCCCGGAAATTTGGCGGTGGCCACCGAGGAGAAGCCATTGGAATTGACGTGCAGCAGTATCGGAGGCTCCCCAGATCCCATGATAAC CTGGTACCGCGAAGGCAGCACCGTGCCACTGCAGTCGTACGCCCTGAAGGGCGGATCGAAGAACCACTATACGAATGCCACCCTGCAGATTGTGCCCCGACGGGCCGACGATGGCGCCAAGTACAAGTGCGTTGTCTGGAACCGAGCCATGCCCGAGGGTCACACCCTAGAGACCAGTGTCTCTCTGAATGTCAACT ACTACCCTCGAGTGGAAGTTGGCCCCCAGAATCCCCTCCGTATAGAACGCGATCACGTGGCCAAATTGGAGTGCCGAGTGGATGCCAAGCCCATGGTCAGCAATGTGAGATGGTCGAGAAACGGGCAGTATGTGAGTGCCACGCCCACCCACACCATCTACAGGGTTAATCGCCACCATGCCGGAAAGTACACCTGCAGCGCTGATAATGGCTTGGGCAAGACGGGAGAAAAGGATATAGTACTGGATGTCCTGTACCCCCCGATTGTGGTAATCGAATCGAAGACCCACGAGGCCGAGGAAGGGGAAACTGTCTTGATTCGCTGCAATGTGACTGCCAATCCATCGCCCATAAATATTGAATGGCTGAAGGAGGGGGCCCCCGATTTCCGACACAATGGCGAGCTGTTGACCTTGGGCTCTGTGAGGGCAGAGCATGCCGGGAACTATATCTGCCGATCGGTGAACATAATGCAGCCTTTCAACTCAAAGAGGGTCGAGGGAGTGGGTAACTCCACGGTGGCCCTGCTGGTCCGCCATCGTCCTGGCCAGGCCTATATAACGCCCAACAAGCCAGTGGTTCATGTGGGTAATGGAGTGACCCTGACCTGCTCCGCCAATCCTCCCGGGTGGCCAGTGCCACAGTATAGATGGTTCCGCGACATTGACGGCGATATCGGAAACACTCAAAAAATCTTGGCCCAGGGTCCTCAGTACTCCATCCCAAAGGCGCACTTGGGCAGCGAGGGAAAGTACCACTGCCATGCCGTCAATGAGCTGGGAATCGGCAAGATAGCCACCATTATTTTGGAGGTGCACCAGCCACCGCAGTTCCTGGCCAAGCTGCAACAGCACATGACCCGCCGAGTGGGCGATGTGGACTACGCCGTGACCTGCAGTGCCAAAGGGAAGCCCACTCCCCAGATTCGATGGATCAAGGATGGCACAGAGATCCTGGCCACCAGGAAAATGTTCGACATACGCACCACCCCCACAGACGCCGGTGGTGGTGTAGTGGCGGTCCAGAGCATTCTTCGGTTCAGGGGCAAGGCCCGACCCAACGGGAATCAACTGCTTCCCAATGACAGAGGTCTCTACACCTGCCTCTATGAGAACGACGTCAACTCGGCCAACTCCTCCATGCATCTGAGGATCGAACACGAGCCAATAATCATCCATCAGTACAATAAGGTGGCCTACGACTTGAGGGAGTCCGCCGAAGTGGTTTGCCGGGTCCAGGCCTATCCGAAACCGGAGTTCCAGTGGCAATACGGCAACAATCCCTCACCCCTGACCATGTCCTCCGATGGCCACTACGAGATCAGCACCAGGATGGAGAACAATGACATTTACACCTCGATTTTGAGGATAGCCCACCTACAGCATTCCGATTATGGGGAATACATCTGCAGAGCCGTGAATCCCTTGGATAGCATCCGGGCACCCATTAGATTGCAGCCGAAGGGCTCGCCAGAAAAACCAACAAACCTGAAGATCCTGGAAGTGGGTCACAACTATGCCGTCCTGAACTGGATACCAGGCTTCAATGGTGGCTTCTCGAACACCAAATACTTGGTTAGCTATCGGAGAGTGGCCACCCCGAGGGAGCAGAGCCTGTCCGATTGCTCGGGCCATGGCTACATCCCCAGCTACCAGATAAGCAGCTCCTCCAGTAGCAACTCCAATCATGAATGGATCGAGTTCAACTGCTTCAAAGAGAATCCCTGCAAGCTGGCACCTCTGGACCAGCACCAGAGCTACATGTTCAAGGTCTATGCCCTGAATTCTAAGGGAACCTCTGCCTACTCCAACGAGGTGGTGGCCACCACGAAAGTCAGTAAAATTCCACCGCCCCTGCATGTCAGCTACGATCCCAACTCCCATGTCCTGGGCATCAATGTGGCAGCCACTTGCCTGTCCCTGATTGCCGTGGTCGAGTCGCTAGTAACGCGTGACGCAACTGTACCCATGTGGGAGATTGTGGAGACCCTGACGTTGCTGCCATCGGGAAGCGAGACCACATTCAAGGAGGCCGTCATCAATCACATGTCCCGACCGGCTCATTACACAACCGCCACATCGGGCCGGAGCTTGGGCATGGGAGGCGGTGGGACAGGAGGCGTGGCCGGTGGCTCCCATCACGGCGAGGATCGAACAATGGCGCTGGCGGAAACAGCAGGACCAGGACCCGTGGTTAGAGTGAAATTATGTCTGCGATCGAATCACGAGCACTGTGGGGCCTACGCCAATGCAGAAA TTGGCAAGTCCTACATGCCGCACAACTCCTCCATGACGACCTCCGCCCTGGTGGCCATCATCATCGCCTCGATATCCTTCTGCATCTTTCTGGCACTTCTGTACGCCTTCTGTCGCTGTCGCAGGACACATGCTGCCAAAAAGGAGGCGGCCGGGGGGACAGGCACGGCCACGAACACCACGACACCCGGTGCCGCCGGAGGCAAGGAGTACGACCTTGATTTGGATGCCAGCCGGAGACCCTCGCTGACCCAGACTTCGGTGGGTGACCCGCAACAGCAGtcccagcagcagccaccgccCCCACCACCCTACTACCCCACCGGCACCCTCGACTCCAAGGAGACCGGGGGTGGCTGTGGCATGGAGCTCACCCTCACCGCCCTCCACGATCCCGACGAGCAGCTGAatatgcaacagcagcagcaccacagCAACCACGGCCAGTACCAACAACCCAAAGCCATTCTGGGAATTTACAGTGGTGCCGGGGCAGGACCTGGGGCAGGCGCTGGAACGGGAGGCGTGGGCAGCGGCGGTGCACACTCAAACGGCTATGGCTATCATGTGACAAGTGCCATCGGCGTGGACGGCGACAGCTATCAAGTGCTGCCCTCCGCCGCCAGCTCAGCAGCAGGATCCCACGGAATAGGACAcggacatggacatggacaCGGCATCGGAACCGGAGCCGGAGAGT GGTCGAGCAACAATTCCAATGAGAACAACTACAGCAACGCCAGGGACATGTCGCAGGAGGCCTTGTGGCGCCTCCAATTGGCCGCCGGCCAGTCGCAGCAGATCTACGTGGAACGGCCGCCGTCGGCGTTCAGCGGCTTGGTGGACTACAGCGGCTACTCGCCGCACATCCAGACGGTGACCAGTTCCCTCAGCCAGCAGAGCTTCGTCGCCGGCGGGCCTGCCCCAGCGCAGCCCTTGGCGCCCCACGAAATGTTGCAAGCTGCCCAGCGGTACGGAACCCTGAGGAAGTCCGCCGGCAAGCAGCCACCTCTACCGCCGCAGAGAAAGGACCTGGGTCAGCAGCCGAAGCCACAGCAGCAAATGG